ttttctttttttcttttttgcctccgcatcactggaggcgcgggatccggcctgacttgctcccaaattatgggagaccccagattttaggtccacagccccctccgcatcacaggcagcacttgctgcattagtggcaccgctgccaccctccttgccggtaccgcgacctgcatctgtactggcctttactgcaCCTTTCTTACTGATCTCCTTGCCCTTGTTACCAACTagcacagggacagggggtctgaccagctgggcccttttctccccaacttcccgctccaggcccaccacagagcccgagccaggggggtttttggggtcagaactctgatccgactttgcagccagaccagagctcccaggaacgaacacaagcttttcctgcagcttctccggtttctttttctttctctttatcttTGTGTCCTGCTCTGGCAACTCGTCGCCAAACATGAAGCCCTCCATATGTACAGAGGCTTCCGGCTGCGGGGTCTTCTGTAGCTGCAATCTCCCTGTTCTTTCCTCCACCTCAGATTCCCCTGAGGTGGAAGGCAGCGCAATCTCTTCAGGTAGCTTgcctctgggacttgtagtgcctctGGGCGTTGGTGCCAAGTCTtgagagcacacaggctgctccagggtctcctgcacatcctcaaactCTTCATCTGAGGCTTCACCATCACTTGACTCGGTCTGCTCGTGGtcactgcaccttgccgccatcttaGCAAACCGGTCGTCGTTcagaattttttctttaaagggcccgctctcctccaggatCTTTGCCCTCACCGCTTCCCACATCTTTATGCAGTCTTTGCACTTTTTTATCGCTGACCTGGCTTCTGCCTGTTTGTCTTTAGAAGCTTtttgctccagtaacattttggcgtCACGGAGCTTCCCTTTTTGTACCaccaacattttccctgcaaagttgtagTCGGTGATGTTTTTAGCCAGCTtggaggccagctcaatcacagattcctccttctttttgtcactccacattcccgtgcttaccggtatctgcggctcacctgctctcctgcgggtctggctgcgcGTAACCATCTCACTCCcggtgctgtcagaagctgccgtGCTGACAAACGgagccacgctgctgcagccacggcccggacccagtctcttcttacctccagcagctcctgtcttctTGCGGGCTGCTGGCTTTTCTGCCACCCGTGGCAAAGTTTTTTCGGAAGACTCTGATGCCGCCATTGccatcacttccctccctccccccaagtggcccCGGGGGGAGGAGGTGCGGTACTCCATgtccaacaaagcccagaaaagtgcaccttctctgggatccaaactcagcaaaacctccttctctgaccacaccctggaagttgcagagcttaaaggagatgtcccgcgccgaaacgggtttttttttttttaaaccccccccccgttcggcgcgagacaaccccgatgcaggggttaaaaaaaccacccgcacagcgcttacctgaatcccggcggtccggtgacttcaatacttaccgctgaagatggccgccgggatcctctatcttcgtggaccgcagctcttctgtgcggtccactgccgattccagcctcctgattggctggaatcggcacgtgacggggcggagctacacggagctacacggagccccatagagaacagcagaagacccggactgcgcaagcgcggctaatttggccatcggaggccaaaaattagtcggcaccatggagacgaggacgctagcaacggagcaggtaagtaaaaaactttttataacttctgtatggctcataattaatgcacaatgtatattacaaagtgcattattatggccatacagaagtgtataaccccacttgctgcctcgggacatctcctttaaccagcacacacccaactccagaagctgcactcactattctgctggtgacgtcactgtgtacatacattacattacttatcttgtactgatcctgagttacatcctgtattattcttcagagctgtactcactattctgctggtggagtcactgtgtacatacattacattacttatcctgtactgatcctgagttacatcctgtattatactccagagctgcactcactatcctgctggtggagtcactgtatacattacattacttatcctgtactgatcctgagttacatcctgtattatactccagagctgcactcactattctgctggtggagtcactgtgtacatacattacattacttctcctgtactgatcctgagttacatcctgtattatactccagagctgcactcactattctgtttgTGCAGTtcctgtatacatatattacattacgctttccaccagcagaatagtgagtgcagctctggagtattatacaggatgagttaatgtatgtacacagtgacttacAGACTGTATAATGATGATCTGGTGGGTTGTTGATACATGGCACAGTCTCAGTGTTTGGAGATATTCGGTGACTTGCTGTGTCCCCTTGGCTGTAGGTGTACACCATTAATCTGGAGTCTCAGTACTTGCTGGTGCAGGGGGTCCCGGCCATCGGTGTTATGAAGGAGTTGGTTGAGCAGTTCGCACTGTATGGGGTGATAGAAGAATACAATCCTCTGGATGAATACCCGGCCGAGGAGTTCACAGAAGTCTACCTCATTAAATTCCAGCGGATACAGAGTGCACGGTGAGCTGCACAATGCCAGGTGGCAGCTGCTTTATGTATTAAGGGCTGAGACTGTTGGCTTTCATCCACCTCTCACTATCTCTGTTAGATCCTTTCTGTTAACCACAGTGGAGAGTATACACCGAGCGCTGAGCAGTGGCCGCTGCTTCTCTCATAGAAGCCCATCTGGCAGTGTATGCCCCTTTAAGGAGCACACAAAACTGGTCCCATCCAAATGTTCTCATGTCAGCAGCTTTATGACTACATCCCAAGTCACAGTGCTGGATTCACAAAGGCCAGAGGGGAGGTGGGGTTCTGTTTTGTTGGTCCAAGAATGTGTGCTTAGTGGCATTTAATAACAAGTTGGTAAAAAAGAGGAAACTGTGGCCTCTGTTAAGGTGGCGGGTGCCCTTTCACCCTTCAAGGATGCAGCCTATTTTGgtacttaaagggcttgtccaagatgtttcttctattttcttcaaaaCTTCTCAGTGCTTTTAATGGGGAATATGCAACAACCTAGCAGACAAATATATTCGCCTCTCCCAGCTCCACTGCATCTACCGCTCCACTGCTCAGTTCTCCTTGCctggtgtttgtttacaggctgctgcagccgatGATGGAGCTAAGTGATTGAGTGTTGAGCTCTGTCATTTGTTCCAGCAGCCTGTGAGGGGACTTGAACCTACAATCTTGCCATGCCATCTATATGTTGTAAAGGTGCGGTATTTCACATGAACCCCTTCCTGCTCATGACGTGCAATGATCCctaataatttttgtttactcGACCTATAGTCCTCTTATTAGGATGTAAGACCGCGCTCTCACCCGTTACCTTGCAGAATAGCCAAACGAAAGTTAGATGAGTGCAGCTTCTTTGGAGGAGTGCTTCATATCTGCTACGCCCCGGAGTTTGAGAGCGTTCAGGAAACCAGAGAAAAACTTAAATACAGAAGACTGTACATGGCGCGAGCAACTGCTGAGAACGGTCAGTGTTATCACAAATCCTGTCTAACTGGAGTATCGCTCTAAAGAActttatatagtagttatattcttgtacataggggcagtattatagtagttatattcttgtacatagggggcagtattatagtagttgtattcttgtacataggaggcagtattatagtagttgcattcttgtacataggaggcagtattatagtagttatattcttgtacataggaggcagtattatagtagttatattcttgtacataggcagtattatagtagttatattcttgtacatggtgggcagtattatagtagttatatatttctgtacatagggagcagtgttatagtagttatattcttgtacataggggcagtattatagtagttatattattgtacagaggggcagtattatagtagttatattcttgtacataggggcagtattatagcagttatattcttgtacataaggggcagtattattgtagttatattcttgtacatagggagcagtattatagtagttatattcttgtacatagggagcagtattatagtagttgcattcttgtacataggaggcagtattatagtagttatattcttgtacatatggggcagtattatagtagttgtattcttgtacatagggggcagtattatagtagttgtattcttgtacatagggggcagtattatagtagttgtattcttgtacataggaggcagtattatagtagttatattcttgtacatagggggcagtattatactagttatattcttgtacataggcagtattatagtagttatattcttgtacataggagcagtattatagtagttatattcttgtacatggggggcagtattatagcagttatattcttgtacataggagcagtattatagtagttatattcttgtacatagggggcagtattatagcagttatattcttgtacataggaggcagtattatagtagttatattcttgtacataggcagtattatagtagttatattcttgtacatagggggcagtattattgtagttatattcttgtacatagggagcagtattatagtagttatattcttgtacatagggagcagtattatagtagttgcattcttgtacataggaggcagtattatagtagttatattcttgtacataggcagtattatagtagttatattcttgtacatagggggcagtattatagtagttgtattcttgtacatagggggcagtattatagtagttgtattcttgtacatagggggcagtattatagtagttgtattcttgtacataggaggcagtattacaaaTCCTGTCTAACTGGAGTATCGCTCTAAAGAActttatatagtagttatattcttgtagatagggggcagtattatagtagttatagtcttgtacatagggggcagtattatagtagttgtattcttgtacataggaggcagtattatagtagttgcattcttgtacataggaggcagtattatagtagttatattcttgtacataggggcagtattatagtagttatattattgtacagaggggcagtattatagtagttatattcttgtacataggggcagtattatagcagttatattcttgtacataaggggcagtattattgtagttatattcttgtacatcgggagcagtattatagtagttatattcttgtacatagggagcagtattatagtagttgcattcttgtacataggaggcagtattatagtagttatattcttgtacatagggggcagtattatagtagttgtattcttgtacatagggggcagtattatagtagttgtattcttgtacatagggggcagtattatagtagttgtattcttgtacataggaggcagtattatagtagttatattcttgtacatagggggcagtattatactagttatattcttgtacataggcagtattatagtagttatattcttgtacataggagcagtattatagtagttatattcttatacatggggggcagtattatagcagttatattcttgtacataggagcagtattatagtagttatattcttgtacatagggggcagtattatagcagttatattcttgtacataggaggcagtattatagtagttatattcttgtacataggcagtattatagtagttatattcttgtacatagggggcagtattatagtagttatattcttgtacatagggggcagtattatagtagttatattcttgtacattggggcagtattatagtagttatattcttgtacattggggcagtattatagtagttatattcttgtacatagggagcagtattatagtagttatattcttgtacataggagcagtattatagtagttatattcttgtacataggggcagtattatagtagttatattcttgtacacagggagcagtattatagtagttatattcttgtacataggaggcagtattatagtagttatgttcttgtacatttgggggcagtattatagtagttatgttcttgtacataggaggcagtattatagtagttatgttcttgtacatttgggggcactattatagttgttatgttcttgtacataggggcagtattatagtagttatattcttgtacatagggggcagtattatagtagttatattcttgtacataggaggcagtattatagtagttatattcttgtacatagggagcagtattatagtagttatattcttgtacataggggcagtattatagtagttatattcttgtacatagggggcagtattatagtagttatattcttgtacatagggggcagtattatagtagttatattcttgtacataggggcagtattatagtagttatattcttgtacattggggcagtattatagtagttatattcttgtacattggggcagtattatagtagttatattcttgtacattggggcagtattatagtagttatattcttgtacatagggagcagtattatagtagttatattcttgtacataggaggcagtattatagtagttatattcttgtacatgggggcagtattatagtagttatattcttgtacacagggagcagtattatagtagttatattcttgtacataggaggcagtattatagtagttatgttcttgtacatttgggggcagtattatagtagttatgttcttgtacatttgggggcagtattatagttgttatgttcttgtacataggggcagtattatagtagttatattcttggacataggggtcagtatgatagtagttatattcttgtacatagggggcagtattatagtagttatattcttggacataggggcagtattatagtagttatgttcttgtacatagggagcagtattatagtagttatgttcttgtacatttgggggcagtattatagttgttatgttcttgtacataggggcagtattatagtagttatgttcttgtacataggggcagtattatagtagttatgttcttgtacataggggcagtattatagtagttatgttcttgtacataggggcagtattatagtagttatgttcttgtacataggggcagtattatagtagttatgttcttgtacataggggcagtattatagtagttatgttcttgtacatttgggggcagtattataggaggtatattcttgtacataggggggcagtattataggaggtatattcttgtacataggggggcagtattataggaggtatattcttgtacataggggggcagtattataggaggtatattcttgtacataggggggcagtattatagtagttagtttcttgtacataggggggcagtattataggaggtatattcttgtacataggggggcagtatcataggaggtatattcttgtacataggggggcagtattataggaggtatattcttgtacataggggggcagtatcataggaggtatattcttgtacgtggggagcagtatcataggaggtatattcttgtacgtggggagcagtatcataggaggtatattcttgtacgtggggggcagtattataggaggtatattcttgtacgtggggggcagtattataggaggtatattcttgtatataattcACTCATATACTAGTATCATCTGTAGTATAATAGATGGGTACAGACCTCTCAATACCTGTCTAGTTTACCTGTCTCATGTTAGTTGCACTTACACTGTACTGAGCTCTCTCTAAACCCTAACATCCATATGTTGTTTTCAAAGACTGCCAAGgaacaaagaaaagaaaagacattcctgagaagtcCAGTTCTGTGTTTGTTCCTGTGGAGTCAAACTTTGAGGGCACCTCCAGCTGGCGCCCCACTCCTCCGCCTGATGACTTTCCATCCATGCCCCCTGGACCTCACCAGGAATATAGATCTCCATCTCCATCAGTCTCTTATTTAAGAAACCTGTCTTCTGGGAACACTATTCAccccccaccctgtgccagaGTAGAAGAAACAATCATTCCAACGCAAAACATTATGGGAAGTAACCCTGCAAGGTTTATGCCAAGGACTACCCAGCTTCAAGAAAGGCAGAGGAAGCGAGAGGAGAGCCTGGCACGTTCTCTATATCTTTCTGACTCTCCGGAGGTTGTAATAGGACCAAAGCTACCCGAACTGCCAAAATTAGACTTTGAAGACGATTCCCTGAACACATCTGCCAAATTAATAAGAGGAAAACTAAAAGTGGTGCGTATATAGGGGCGATCCTAGAAGCGCCTTATAATTGTTACAAAGAAATGCCAACATCCTTCTTTAGGGAATTTAGGGCTTTCCCATTATGCCTATGAGAGACCGCTTCCCATTCGAACAGGAACCTCCCAGATCTCTTTAAAGCCGGGAACACTTTTCACTTCCTGTCCATGGGACAGATTGGAAAATGAGGTAGCTGCTTGGCTACCTTTCAATGATTCTTCCACATCTCTAAAGATAGCAGACTGCAGTTCCTCGCTCCAAACTCTGTGGCATGAGAGGTCACCCGTCTGGTGTAAGTCTCCACAGGGAAAGGGTTGGAATCTTCCTCTTGTCTCCTGCAGAAGGTGTTGGGCGCTCCGCTCTCTGGAGGGGATGAAGGATAGTTTCTTTCTCTACCTCTTGGGATCCTGCTCCGAGAGTTATGGGAGGACCCTTCAGTGGTGATTGGGAACTCCCTGTGATGGTGGGGTACTCCCTGTGGTGATGCACCAGGATCAGAGGTTTGTGCTTTATCTAGTCGGAGCCGAGGAAGAGTTGAACGTTTTCAGAGAGGATCTCCAGTCAGTCCAGAGTCGAAATTACCCTAATTAAGGGTTTGGACTCTGCCTTTGACTTAACCCTGCATGAATGAAAAATTATGGGGATGGCTCGATGTGCGCTCAATACCCCCAGACCCAGGACTTGTACGACCTTTGCCTAGGGTTGATAGCCTCTAGGCTTGACCTATGGCTAATAGCCTTCTGGGTTTTTAGTCGTTGGGCTTATAAACCCCAGTGCTTTATCTATGGCTTATTGCCTACAGTTTTGTGAGCTGTGGCCTACATAGCCTTGTATGATTTGGCCTAAAATGAGTCTTTTAGGCTTTGCTTAATGGCATTTGCACTCTACCTGTAAGCTTTTGGGCTTTGCTTAATAGTCTGTATAATTTGCCTAATGGCCTTTGTGCTTTAGCttcggtgttttacctatggcCTCTGAGCCTGGCCTATATACCGTAGTCTCTGTTCATTGCCTGGGGCTTGTGGCGTCTATAGTCTTGTGGCCGCGGAGCTTTTGCCTCTGGCTTTATGCTGTGCCTGTGACTTGTGGCCTCCCGGCCCTACTTATGACCTAAGGTTTGACTTATGTCTTCGGAGTTTAGCTGTGGGCCTGTGATCTTGGAGCCTGAACGTGGTCTTCAATGAGAAGACCAGTGGacaaagcccttttttttttttccttcctgcaTTCTGTTGGGAGTTCGTTCATGATAAAGCTATAAAACCTCCTAACTTTAGCCTAATTtcacataaaaatataaaaaagaaaagccCTCCAACAGTAAACGGAATCTTGTAACTAAGGAGGTGAAGGGTGTTCCCACTTTTAAAGAGATCTAGGGGGTTTCTGTTTTCTGTCCAAATGGGAAACTGTCTCTGAGTGCTGACATGGGCTCATGCAAAACTGAGTACttgtttgtttgtgttgtgtttttttttagtttttttttttatattgcgtATAGGGCAAAGAGCTGAAGCAATTATTATGGACATTGTAGAACAGACACCCACTGCATACAGTTTtattattgacttcaatgtataAGCTGTATGCagcaagctccctctagtggtgactaaaGGCAGCCAGAATGCTGCCATTTAACTCTATGGCTATGCAGTGCATTTGATGCTCTGTATCAGAGAAACTGAATTCTGATTACTatgaaaatatattaagaggTTAATTAGCACATATCaacaggataggtgatgaatgtATGATCACTGGGGGCCCTACTAGCCAATAGAATGGGGACCCCAAGTTCCACATTCTTGTTCAACCCAACTTCGGTGAGAAGGGGTTTGTATGGATTGGTGGTTCAATGAACACTAATTCTCAAACGTTTGTGTGACAGccagtgtgataattagcaaaactgctatttactttacagatactcccctacttgcgaatAGCTTCCGTTCCAGGAGTCTGTTCACAAGTACAGTTGTTCGTATGtctgaacaaatggttgtatggaggggactgCATGTGGATCCTTCttcatacaacgtcgggtgcaggctgtttcttacaacagacacccagcggcagcagttccgacgagccgcgccgctcgttggaactgttaacactttaaatgctgctgtcagaattgtgtTGAAAGTTCCTTCTGAAGTGTTATCTGCCTTTCCCCCTACCTGACTGTTCACTGACTGCTCTCACCTGATTGATAAAGAACACTAGCATGGCAGAGCAGAGAGATTACTTACCATGCTCACTGAACTGTATGCACAGAGGAGGGGAAAGGAGAGACACTTGCACAAAGACGTGAATGCTGGAGCTAATGCAGGGCTAtctggtactgtatatacacatgtacACCACTAAATCTGTACACTCCTGCATGATGatgctgtgtatgtgtgtgacagACAGTTAAAGACCAGAATCTCTGTGTTTCTTTGTGTACAGTTTAAAGAACACAGCAGCTGCCCCTCTCCCTAGTCCTGAGAGGATGGAGAATCAGATTTACACCCTGCAGAGGGAAAATGCAGGGCACAAGCTATATAATGGCCAGACTCGTGTACCAACTGGTACACGTTAAGCATGTGTGCTGCTACTCTGTTCAGTATTTGGTGCTGATGCAATCAGAGTGGAAGTAGGGCTCTGGATCTACATTCTAGTGATTAGTGGAGGTCTAAGCTATGAGCCTCAAAGTGATCAGATATTTATCAcctgtggataagtgataaaggtgtgtggttttttgtttttaaatattaAACAGTGGACTgaaataactgaaaaaaaatgaTTAACCCTATTTTCTCAGGTGTCTGAATCCTCCACACCAGAGGCCACTGTGGTTGCCACCCAATCTGCACCTCCAGTAAAACAGAGAAGAAGAATATGACCCcctggaaggaaaaaaagaagagcTGTGTATATTTGAGTCCCCAGATTGAATAAAACAGCAgagaatacattttatttttttaatcaaatctAATATTTGAGTTTTTGTGGACTATGGCAGGACTCACTAGTGATCTAAATGGGCTTACATTGTATGAGGAGTAATAGAAATAATTATTAGATCAATACAATTTGCCAATGGcaaagtttagagatgagcgaacgtacttgtttaggggggcttcgcaattgagcaccacttttttcaagtaactgactactcgggtgaaaagatgcggggggttgcagagggggagggggagctccaccccccaccccccctccccccgaatcttttcgcccgagtagtcagttacttgaaaaaagcggtgctcgattgcgaaatcgccctaaacgagtacgttggCTCATCTCTACAAAGGTTCAAATTATTGTATCCTCGTAAAACAAAACGTAAATTTTTATaatggggggtgggtgggggggaagtcaagttaaaaacaaaaaaaaatcctctgGATCGGTCAATAGCTAGTTGGCAGAGGTCTGCCACTCTGGGCTGCTTGTCACAGTGTTTTAGGCACCTGTATCTCCAGAGGcctctctttaagggcttattcagaagaccgtatatcggctgggtattcacgctggccgatatacagcgtctctctctgcaaggggaggaggctggaagagccgggagcagtgcactgagctcccaccccctctctgcctcctctccaccccctctccgcccctctgcactatttgcaatgagaggggacggggcggggctaagttccaggaatgcattgcaaatagtgcagagggggcaggag
This genomic window from Eleutherodactylus coqui strain aEleCoq1 chromosome 12, aEleCoq1.hap1, whole genome shotgun sequence contains:
- the RBM48 gene encoding RNA-binding protein 48, with translation MSDPRSQLEVHPHHEQRKICASRAKYRDGRKPRAVKVYTINLESQYLLVQGVPAIGVMKELVEQFALYGVIEEYNPLDEYPAEEFTEVYLIKFQRIQSARIAKRKLDECSFFGGVLHICYAPEFESVQETREKLKYRRLYMARATAENDCQGTKKRKDIPEKSSSVFVPVESNFEGTSSWRPTPPPDDFPSMPPGPHQEYRSPSPSVSYLRNLSSGNTIHPPPCARVEETIIPTQNIMGSNPARFMPRTTQLQERQRKREESLARSLYLSDSPEVVIGPKLPELPKLDFEDDSLNTSAKLIRGKLKVVSESSTPEATVVATQSAPPVKQRRRI